A window from Acidobacteriota bacterium encodes these proteins:
- a CDS encoding queuosine precursor transporter — MAGRGAPPGHRYFALVGSAFVATLLISNIAAQKLILLGPFVFAGGILLFPVTYVFGDVLTEVYGYARTRQIIWVGFGANALMAAFLGLVVALPPAPGWELQDAFASALGLVPRVVVASILGYWAGEFANSFVLAKLKVATNGKRLWMRTIGSTVVGQGVDTVLFTVTAFGGLLPASVLVTTIWSGYLFKVFYEVAATPLTYLVVYRLKAAEEVDVYDRETSFTPFSLAPTDG; from the coding sequence ATGGCTGGGCGCGGCGCTCCTCCGGGGCACCGGTACTTCGCGTTAGTCGGCTCGGCGTTCGTGGCGACGCTGCTGATCTCGAACATCGCCGCGCAGAAGCTGATCCTGCTGGGCCCGTTCGTCTTCGCCGGGGGCATTCTGCTGTTCCCGGTCACCTACGTCTTCGGCGACGTGCTGACCGAGGTCTACGGCTACGCGCGGACGCGGCAGATCATCTGGGTGGGGTTCGGCGCCAACGCGCTGATGGCGGCGTTCCTGGGCCTCGTGGTCGCCCTGCCGCCGGCTCCCGGGTGGGAGCTGCAGGACGCCTTCGCATCCGCGCTCGGCCTCGTGCCCCGCGTGGTCGTCGCCTCCATCCTCGGCTACTGGGCCGGCGAGTTCGCCAACTCCTTCGTCCTGGCCAAGCTCAAGGTCGCCACCAACGGGAAGCGCCTGTGGATGCGCACCATCGGGTCGACGGTGGTGGGCCAGGGGGTGGACACCGTGCTCTTCACCGTCACCGCCTTCGGCGGCCTCCTGCCCGCCTCCGTGCTCGTCACCACGATCTGGTCCGGCTACCTGTTCAAGGTCTTCTACGAGGTGGCCGCCACGCCGCTGACCTATCTGGTGGTGTATCGGCTGAAGGCGGCCGAGGAGGTCGACGTGTACGACCGCGAAACCTCCTTCACGCCGTTCTCCCTCGCGCCGACCGATGGTTGA
- a CDS encoding ethanolamine utilization protein EutN encodes MQLARVTGTVVATQKHEKLLGAKLLLVQPVDAEGRASGVPLLAVDAAQAGVGEHVLVVQEGRAAVAAIRRPAAPADTAIVGIVDRVDRVDGEPLAARADAAPSGGTR; translated from the coding sequence ATGCAGTTGGCGCGCGTGACCGGGACCGTCGTGGCGACCCAGAAGCACGAGAAGCTGCTCGGGGCGAAGCTGTTGCTCGTCCAGCCGGTCGATGCCGAGGGCAGAGCGAGCGGGGTGCCGCTGCTGGCAGTGGATGCGGCGCAGGCCGGCGTCGGCGAGCATGTGCTGGTGGTTCAGGAGGGGCGTGCCGCCGTGGCCGCCATTCGCCGCCCCGCAGCGCCCGCCGATACGGCGATAGTCGGGATCGTCGACCGGGTGGACCGCGTCGACGGCGAGCCGTTGGCCGCGCGGGCGGATGCCGCGCCGTCCGGGGGGACGCGATGA
- a CDS encoding ethanolamine utilization protein EutN: MQLARVIGDVVSTMKDRSLQGQKLLVLQPMTPAGAASGRPLVAVDSAGAGAGETVFFVRGREASFPFLPDLVATDANVVGIVDHWTVEPEASP, from the coding sequence ATGCAACTCGCCCGTGTCATCGGAGATGTAGTCTCGACGATGAAGGACCGCAGCCTGCAGGGCCAGAAGCTGCTCGTCCTGCAGCCGATGACGCCGGCGGGTGCGGCGTCCGGCCGGCCGCTCGTGGCGGTCGACTCGGCGGGCGCCGGCGCCGGGGAGACGGTGTTCTTCGTACGCGGACGCGAGGCGTCGTTTCCGTTCCTGCCGGACCTGGTGGCGACCGACGCCAACGTGGTCGGCATCGTCGATCACTGGACGGTGGAGCCCGAGGCGTCACCCTGA
- a CDS encoding ethanolamine utilization protein EutN, translating to MILAKVVGTVVATRKDERLVSNKLLLVQPIEPDGGRRGNHIVAVDTVDAGAGETVLVVSGSSARMAGDLKDTPVDAAIVGIVDSVEVSADGS from the coding sequence TTGATCCTGGCCAAGGTCGTCGGGACGGTGGTGGCGACGCGCAAGGACGAGCGTCTCGTCAGCAACAAGCTGCTGCTCGTGCAGCCGATAGAGCCCGATGGTGGCCGGCGCGGAAACCATATCGTGGCGGTGGACACGGTCGATGCCGGCGCGGGCGAGACCGTGCTCGTCGTCAGCGGTAGCTCCGCCCGGATGGCCGGGGACCTGAAGGACACGCCGGTCGACGCCGCCATCGTCGGTATAGTCGATTCCGTCGAGGTGAGCGCGGACGGGAGCTGA
- the eutM gene encoding ethanolamine utilization microcompartment protein EutM, protein MGEALGLVETKGLVAMIEAADAMVKAAKVTLVGWEKIGAGYVTAIVRGDVAAVKAATDAGAAAARRVGELVSVHVIPRPHANLEDALPIGKAGV, encoded by the coding sequence ATGGGTGAAGCGTTGGGGCTGGTCGAGACCAAGGGTCTCGTGGCGATGATCGAGGCGGCCGATGCGATGGTCAAGGCCGCCAAGGTCACGCTGGTAGGCTGGGAGAAGATCGGCGCCGGCTACGTGACGGCGATCGTGCGCGGCGACGTGGCGGCGGTCAAGGCCGCGACGGACGCCGGCGCCGCGGCCGCGCGCCGGGTCGGTGAACTCGTGTCCGTGCACGTGATCCCGAGACCCCATGCCAATCTGGAGGACGCTCTCCCGATCGGCAAGGCAGGCGTGTAA
- a CDS encoding class II aldolase/adducin family protein: MTTEEAKRADIVEIGRRLHQRAYVASNDGNISVRLDAERLLTTPKSVSKGFMSPDMLVVTDYAGRKLAGERDPSSELPMHLAVYRRRADVTAVVHAHPPVATGFAVAGIPLDRAVLAEVVTTLGSIPIAEYGTPSTQELADAVGRHIAAHDGLLLANHGAITVAGGLLPAYYKMETIEHFARISVVARVLGRERLLSREEVNRLQELRGTYGIAAPAPICPEGSDGIVAGGDAACQTLEAPSAPGAQLVDDVPAAPGGAAPPAHGDTEIRLTYRELAAIVEDAVNRLRDREPAP, from the coding sequence ATGACCACCGAAGAAGCCAAGCGGGCGGACATCGTCGAGATCGGCCGCCGCCTGCACCAGCGCGCCTACGTCGCCTCGAACGACGGCAATATCAGCGTGCGTCTCGACGCCGAGCGGCTGCTGACCACGCCGAAGAGCGTGTCGAAGGGCTTCATGTCGCCCGACATGCTGGTGGTCACGGACTACGCAGGGCGCAAGCTGGCCGGCGAGCGGGATCCGTCCTCCGAGCTGCCGATGCACCTGGCCGTGTACCGCCGCCGGGCCGACGTCACGGCCGTCGTCCACGCCCATCCCCCCGTCGCCACGGGCTTCGCGGTGGCCGGCATCCCGCTCGATCGGGCCGTGCTGGCCGAGGTGGTGACTACGCTGGGCAGCATCCCGATCGCCGAGTACGGGACCCCGTCGACGCAGGAGCTGGCCGACGCGGTGGGCAGGCACATCGCGGCGCACGACGGTCTCCTGCTGGCCAACCACGGCGCCATCACGGTGGCCGGCGGGTTGCTGCCTGCCTATTACAAGATGGAGACCATCGAGCACTTCGCGCGCATCAGCGTGGTGGCCCGCGTCCTGGGCCGCGAGCGTCTGCTGTCGCGCGAGGAGGTCAACCGTCTGCAGGAGCTGCGGGGCACGTACGGTATCGCCGCCCCCGCCCCGATCTGCCCCGAAGGGAGCGACGGCATCGTGGCCGGCGGCGACGCCGCGTGCCAGACGCTCGAGGCGCCGTCCGCACCGGGCGCCCAGCTCGTGGACGATGTGCCGGCCGCGCCCGGCGGCGCGGCGCCGCCGGCGCACGGGGACACGGAGATTCGTTTAACATACCGCGAACTGGCGGCCATCGTCGAAGACGCCGTCAACCGTCTGCGCGACCGGGAGCCTGCGCCGTAG
- a CDS encoding YHS domain-containing protein — protein sequence MGWILLRLLLAALIIRLIWKFVAGAVSGAAGPRPRSAKRGVALVRDPVCGTYVEPSRAIRIRAGGMTHYFCSQECRRSFVKTA from the coding sequence ATGGGGTGGATCTTGCTCCGTCTGCTGCTCGCGGCGCTGATCATCCGTCTGATCTGGAAGTTCGTCGCGGGCGCGGTCTCCGGAGCCGCTGGTCCGCGGCCGCGCAGCGCAAAGCGCGGCGTGGCACTCGTGCGGGATCCGGTGTGCGGCACCTACGTCGAGCCGTCGCGCGCCATCAGGATCCGTGCGGGCGGGATGACACACTATTTCTGTTCGCAGGAATGCCGGCGGTCGTTCGTGAAGACGGCTTGA
- a CDS encoding phosphoglucosamine mutase, whose protein sequence is MSSVLFGTDGVRGVPGTPPLDAVTIACLGAALAEELGGAPRIACGRDTRDSGAWVERWFATGVRARGGLPVGIGVVPTPGVAVITARHGFDAGVAVSASHNRHPDNGIKILLASGAKASVDLERRLEARVASTRAGGKAPADPGLPLDTADLLEAYVDHLLGIVEGADVAGPPIAIDCAHGATSGVASRVLERLGVPVVELHASPDGRNINENSGSTHPERLRAAVLEQRCRLGFAFDGDGDRVILVDGRGRIVDGDGVLFVAARHLHRAGRLAAGGVVATVMSNFGLETALGKYGIALHRCPVGDAQVRAEMERRGVCLGGEQSGHVIFSDLLPTGDGLGTALSVLRIVAETGCELADLMSDLRILPQALLNVRVARKPNLEEVPAIGEAIRSAEASLAGAGRVLVRYSGTEPVLRVMIEGRERGVVQSLAEGVAACARRELA, encoded by the coding sequence ATGTCGAGCGTCCTCTTCGGTACCGATGGCGTGCGCGGGGTACCGGGTACGCCACCACTCGACGCAGTGACGATCGCCTGTCTCGGCGCGGCTTTGGCGGAGGAGCTGGGCGGAGCGCCGCGCATCGCCTGCGGGCGCGACACCAGGGACTCGGGCGCCTGGGTCGAGCGGTGGTTCGCGACCGGGGTGCGGGCGCGCGGCGGGCTGCCGGTAGGCATCGGAGTCGTGCCCACGCCGGGGGTCGCCGTCATCACGGCGCGTCACGGGTTCGATGCCGGCGTCGCCGTGTCCGCATCCCACAATCGGCATCCGGACAACGGGATCAAGATCCTGCTGGCCAGCGGCGCGAAGGCCTCGGTCGATCTGGAGCGCCGCCTCGAGGCACGGGTCGCAAGCACCCGAGCGGGGGGCAAGGCGCCGGCCGATCCGGGGCTCCCTCTCGACACGGCGGATCTGCTGGAGGCCTACGTCGATCACCTGCTCGGCATCGTGGAGGGTGCGGATGTCGCGGGCCCGCCGATCGCCATCGACTGCGCCCACGGCGCGACCAGCGGCGTCGCGTCCCGGGTGCTGGAGCGGCTGGGCGTTCCCGTCGTCGAGTTGCACGCGTCGCCGGATGGCCGGAACATCAACGAGAACAGTGGTTCGACGCATCCGGAGAGGCTGCGTGCGGCGGTGCTCGAGCAGCGGTGCCGGCTCGGCTTCGCGTTCGATGGCGACGGTGATCGGGTCATCCTGGTGGACGGCCGCGGCCGTATCGTGGACGGCGACGGCGTGCTCTTCGTGGCGGCCCGGCATCTGCATCGCGCGGGACGCCTGGCGGCCGGCGGCGTCGTGGCGACAGTCATGAGCAACTTCGGGCTGGAGACGGCGCTGGGCAAGTACGGGATCGCGCTCCACCGGTGCCCGGTGGGCGACGCCCAGGTACGCGCGGAGATGGAGCGGCGCGGCGTCTGTCTCGGAGGCGAGCAGTCGGGGCATGTCATCTTCTCGGATCTGCTGCCGACCGGAGACGGGCTCGGCACGGCGCTGTCCGTGCTGCGGATCGTTGCCGAGACGGGGTGCGAACTCGCGGATCTGATGAGCGACTTGCGCATCCTTCCCCAGGCGCTGTTGAACGTGCGCGTGGCGCGCAAGCCGAATCTCGAGGAGGTGCCGGCGATCGGGGAGGCCATCCGATCCGCGGAGGCGAGCCTCGCCGGCGCCGGCCGCGTGCTGGTACGCTATTCAGGGACCGAGCCCGTGCTGCGCGTGATGATCGAAGGCCGGGAGCGGGGTGTCGTGCAGAGTCTTGCGGAGGGCGTCGCCGCCTGCGCGCGGCGCGAGCTCGCGTGA
- a CDS encoding TIGR00159 family protein: protein MVFDAIGGVLGIRVGWRDVLDIAVVTFLFYELLTLIRHTRAAQVVFGGVLLVGLYYASELAMLRTVHWIIGDMFGYIVFAAIVLFQADIRRGLSRLGRAPAFRYLTRRATTDETVEEVVTAAGLLASRKVGALIAIERAIGLRNYVDSGIPLDSRVTYDLLVSIFQTESPLHDGAVVIQDERIAAAACFLPLTVSPQSTDLGTRHRAAIGLTEESDAVALVVSEETGAVSLAVDGQIERDLDAGRLTARLEALVRPARRGRPAGGEF from the coding sequence ATGGTGTTCGATGCCATCGGCGGCGTGCTGGGCATTCGCGTCGGTTGGCGCGACGTGCTGGACATCGCCGTGGTCACGTTCCTCTTCTATGAGCTCCTTACGCTGATCCGGCACACTCGCGCGGCGCAGGTGGTCTTCGGCGGCGTCCTCCTCGTCGGGCTCTACTACGCGTCCGAGCTCGCCATGCTCCGGACGGTGCACTGGATCATCGGGGACATGTTCGGATACATCGTGTTCGCGGCCATCGTGCTGTTTCAGGCCGATATACGCCGGGGGTTGTCGAGGCTCGGCCGCGCTCCCGCGTTTCGCTACCTGACGCGTCGCGCGACCACGGACGAAACGGTCGAGGAGGTCGTCACCGCGGCAGGACTGCTGGCCAGCCGGAAGGTCGGCGCGCTCATCGCCATCGAACGGGCGATCGGGCTTCGGAACTACGTCGACAGCGGCATTCCGCTGGACTCGCGGGTGACCTACGATCTGCTGGTCAGCATTTTCCAGACGGAATCGCCGCTGCACGACGGCGCCGTAGTCATTCAGGACGAGCGAATCGCGGCCGCCGCCTGCTTTCTGCCCCTGACCGTCAGTCCCCAGAGCACGGATCTCGGAACCCGCCACCGCGCCGCGATCGGGTTGACGGAGGAATCGGACGCCGTTGCGCTCGTGGTGTCCGAGGAGACCGGCGCCGTGTCTCTGGCGGTCGACGGGCAGATCGAGCGCGACCTCGACGCCGGCCGCCTGACGGCCAGACTCGAGGCGCTCGTGCGGCCGGCTCGCCGGGGCCGTCCGGCCGGGGGCGAATTCTGA
- the folP gene encoding dihydropteroate synthase — translation MTPRKPYTLSLPGGRTLELGARTLVMGIVNITPDSFADGGEFLDPARAADRAMALDETGADLLDIGGESTRPGAEPVPVQEEMRRVLPVLDRLAGRVRAPVSIDTYKAQVAEAALDHGATMINDVSGLAAGPALASVAAAAGAPLVLMHSRGGSRDMYRHALYRDVGREVAAELGALVDRAIAAGLPREQIVVDPGLGFAKRADATWAALAALPSLRRLDRPILVGPSRKSFLTAALGKRPPGDREWGTAAAVAAAVWFGAHIVRAHRVDAQGDVIRVADAIRMAAVTAGTDHAERAAPHAP, via the coding sequence ATGACCCCACGGAAGCCGTACACGCTCTCGCTGCCGGGGGGGCGCACGCTGGAGCTGGGGGCGCGCACGCTGGTGATGGGCATCGTCAACATCACGCCGGACTCGTTCGCGGACGGCGGCGAGTTTCTGGACCCCGCGCGTGCCGCGGACCGGGCCATGGCGCTCGATGAAACCGGGGCGGACCTGCTCGATATCGGCGGTGAATCGACCCGGCCGGGCGCGGAGCCCGTGCCCGTCCAGGAGGAGATGCGGCGGGTCCTGCCGGTGCTCGACCGGCTCGCCGGGCGGGTGCGCGCGCCTGTCTCCATCGACACGTACAAGGCCCAGGTTGCCGAAGCCGCGCTGGATCATGGCGCGACGATGATCAACGACGTCTCCGGACTCGCTGCGGGGCCGGCGCTGGCGAGCGTGGCGGCCGCCGCCGGCGCACCGCTGGTGCTCATGCACAGTCGCGGCGGCTCGCGTGACATGTACCGGCACGCCCTTTATCGCGACGTCGGCCGCGAAGTCGCCGCCGAGCTGGGCGCGCTCGTCGACCGGGCGATCGCGGCCGGGCTGCCGCGCGAGCAGATCGTGGTCGACCCGGGCCTCGGGTTCGCGAAGCGGGCGGACGCGACGTGGGCCGCGCTCGCGGCGTTGCCTTCTCTGCGGCGTCTGGACCGTCCGATCCTCGTCGGGCCGTCCCGCAAGTCGTTCCTGACGGCGGCACTCGGGAAACGCCCGCCGGGCGATCGGGAGTGGGGGACGGCGGCCGCCGTCGCCGCCGCGGTGTGGTTCGGCGCGCACATCGTCCGCGCGCACCGCGTGGACGCACAGGGCGATGTGATCCGGGTGGCGGACGCGATACGGATGGCCGCGGTCACGGCGGGGACCGACCACGCGGAGCGAGCCGCGCCGCATGCGCCCTGA
- a CDS encoding ATP-dependent metallopeptidase FtsH/Yme1/Tma family protein, which yields MVLVVVVVLIWNFSTDFQSRDESVSFSEFIRMVDSGQVESVTLTGNEVTGSTTSGESFRSFAPPQYEGLVNRLVERDVAVSAREAAGSPWTTLLYSWAPLLLILGFWIFFMRQMQTGGNKALSFGKSRAKLSSSSQKKVTFKDVAGVEEPKEELQEIIEFLKEPQKFQKLGGRIPKGVLLMGPPGTGKTLLARAVAGEANVPFFSISGSDFVEMFVGVGASRVRDLFEQGKKNAPCIVFIDEIDAVGRHRGAGLGGGHDEREQTLNQLLVEMDGFESNEGVILVAATNRPDVLDPALLRPGRFDRRIVVNRPDVKGREGILGVHTRKIPLSDDVDVHVLARGTSGFSGADLANLVNEAALNAARYNQKVVQMQDFEFAKDKVLMGSERRSMIISDEEKQVTAVHEGGHALLAVLLPHADPIHKVTIIPRGMALGVTQQLPVDDKHNYSRDYLNDQIAILLGGRLAEELTNGNITTGAGNDLDRATEMARRMVCEWGMSESIGPLTYGKKEEQVFLGRDFAQSQDYSEGTAIRIDQEIKRIVTENYDRARNLLSTHKEELVCIAEELLIREVLDAEQVKRLAKGLSIEDPIPDPAPGSAPPTGTVSTSPDESEPASIVPPVPSFDKAVPQE from the coding sequence ATGGTGCTCGTCGTCGTCGTGGTGCTGATCTGGAATTTCTCCACGGACTTCCAGTCCCGCGACGAGTCCGTCTCGTTCAGCGAGTTCATTCGGATGGTCGACAGCGGCCAGGTGGAGAGCGTCACGCTCACCGGCAACGAGGTCACCGGGTCGACGACCTCCGGCGAGTCGTTCCGCTCGTTCGCGCCGCCGCAGTACGAAGGGCTGGTCAACCGGCTCGTCGAGCGCGACGTGGCGGTGAGCGCGCGCGAGGCGGCGGGCAGTCCGTGGACGACGCTGCTCTACAGTTGGGCTCCGCTCCTCCTCATCCTGGGCTTCTGGATCTTCTTCATGCGGCAGATGCAGACCGGGGGCAACAAGGCGCTCTCGTTCGGCAAGAGCCGCGCCAAGCTCTCGTCGAGCTCGCAGAAGAAGGTCACGTTCAAGGACGTGGCCGGCGTCGAGGAGCCGAAAGAGGAGCTGCAGGAGATCATCGAGTTCCTCAAGGAGCCGCAGAAGTTTCAGAAGCTGGGCGGCCGGATCCCGAAGGGCGTCCTGCTGATGGGGCCTCCCGGAACCGGCAAGACGCTGCTGGCCCGCGCCGTGGCCGGTGAAGCCAACGTGCCCTTCTTCTCGATCAGCGGCTCCGATTTCGTGGAGATGTTCGTGGGGGTGGGCGCCTCCCGCGTTCGCGATCTGTTCGAGCAGGGCAAGAAGAACGCTCCGTGCATCGTGTTCATCGACGAGATCGACGCGGTTGGCCGGCACCGGGGCGCCGGGCTCGGCGGAGGCCATGACGAGCGGGAGCAGACCCTGAACCAGTTGCTCGTCGAGATGGACGGGTTCGAGTCGAACGAGGGCGTCATCCTGGTGGCCGCCACCAACCGCCCGGACGTCCTCGACCCCGCGCTGCTGCGCCCCGGCCGCTTCGATCGCCGCATCGTCGTCAACCGACCCGACGTCAAGGGCCGAGAGGGCATTCTCGGGGTCCACACTCGCAAGATTCCCCTCTCGGACGACGTCGACGTCCACGTTCTCGCCCGCGGCACGTCCGGGTTCTCCGGCGCCGATCTGGCCAATCTGGTGAACGAGGCCGCGCTGAACGCGGCGCGCTACAACCAGAAGGTCGTCCAGATGCAGGACTTCGAGTTCGCCAAGGACAAGGTCCTGATGGGCTCGGAGCGCCGCTCGATGATCATCAGCGACGAAGAGAAGCAGGTGACCGCGGTGCACGAGGGTGGGCACGCGTTGCTGGCAGTGCTGTTGCCGCATGCGGATCCAATCCACAAGGTGACCATCATTCCGCGCGGCATGGCGCTCGGCGTCACCCAGCAGCTTCCGGTGGACGACAAGCACAACTATTCACGCGACTACCTCAACGATCAGATCGCGATCCTGCTCGGCGGGCGTCTGGCCGAGGAGCTGACGAACGGCAACATCACCACTGGCGCCGGCAACGACCTCGATCGCGCCACCGAAATGGCACGGCGGATGGTGTGCGAGTGGGGCATGAGCGAGTCGATCGGCCCTCTGACCTACGGCAAGAAGGAAGAGCAGGTGTTCCTGGGGCGGGACTTCGCGCAGTCGCAGGACTACAGCGAAGGCACCGCGATTCGCATCGACCAGGAGATCAAGCGGATCGTGACGGAGAACTACGATCGCGCGCGCAACCTGCTGAGCACGCACAAGGAAGAGCTCGTCTGCATCGCCGAGGAGCTGCTCATCCGGGAGGTGCTCGACGCCGAACAGGTCAAGCGGCTCGCCAAGGGGTTGTCCATCGAAGACCCGATACCCGATCCGGCGCCTGGTTCGGCGCCGCCCACCGGCACCGTGTCGACGTCGCCCGACGAGTCGGAACCCGCTTCAATCGTGCCGCCGGTGCCTTCGTTCGACAAGGCCGTCCCGCAGGAATAG
- the tilS gene encoding tRNA lysidine(34) synthetase TilS, whose protein sequence is MSLGRVTIRSSARWLKKGCRSAHSGTAVTWVAPAFEPAAWPRTVSPLVQRVRQSLEREALIPSGARVLVACSGGGDSVALGALLCELAPAASWSVAGLLHVNHRLRGGASDEDETFCRDLAATLGVPITVERVDVAARAGAERISIEAAGHRVRYELFARAVRAGQADRVATAHTRDDQAETVLLRLIRGAGPAGLAGIRPRIGAVVRPLLDIRRDELRGYLRLRGLPHREDPSNRDERILRNRVRHRLIPFLAEHFSPAVTDALARGAAIARDDADWLDDAANAAAREIVQYKEGPLDAGGDVAGGRLEIDAARLAAAHPALARRVALQVLERAGGRRVGFDHVERLRRLAEAEGTAPVAADFPGCRVERRGTMLGFTRRRGRRAPVAGAEGYEYPLAAPGAVEISEAGLRITAEHGGRPARLVARGGVVALPAARITLPLTVRSWRPGDVFRPLGLGGRRKKVQDFFVDRKVPRDRRATVPLVVDDRLGIVWVAGHGLGEGARMIGSDEGVIVLKIVKTGGSV, encoded by the coding sequence GTGTCTCTCGGGCGAGTGACGATAAGGTCGTCGGCGCGATGGTTGAAGAAGGGTTGCCGCTCGGCGCACTCTGGTACAGCGGTTACCTGGGTCGCGCCGGCATTTGAGCCGGCGGCTTGGCCAAGAACCGTGTCACCGCTGGTGCAGCGCGTCCGGCAATCCCTCGAGCGCGAGGCGCTCATTCCATCGGGCGCGCGCGTGCTCGTGGCCTGCTCCGGCGGCGGCGACTCGGTGGCGCTCGGCGCCCTCCTGTGCGAACTGGCGCCCGCTGCGAGCTGGTCGGTTGCCGGGCTGCTGCACGTCAACCACCGGTTGCGGGGGGGGGCATCCGACGAGGACGAGACGTTCTGCCGCGACCTCGCCGCCACGCTCGGGGTCCCCATCACCGTCGAGCGCGTCGACGTGGCCGCCCGCGCGGGTGCGGAGCGGATCTCCATCGAGGCGGCGGGACACCGGGTTCGCTACGAGCTGTTCGCGCGCGCGGTGCGGGCCGGGCAGGCCGACCGCGTGGCGACCGCACACACCCGCGACGATCAGGCCGAGACGGTGCTGTTGCGGCTGATCCGCGGCGCCGGGCCGGCCGGACTGGCGGGCATCCGACCCCGCATCGGCGCCGTCGTGCGGCCCCTGCTCGACATCCGCCGGGACGAGCTCCGGGGCTACCTGCGCCTGCGCGGCCTGCCGCATCGCGAGGATCCGAGCAACCGCGACGAGCGCATCTTGCGCAACCGGGTTCGGCACCGGCTAATCCCGTTCCTCGCCGAGCACTTCTCGCCGGCCGTTACGGACGCTCTCGCCCGCGGCGCGGCGATCGCCCGCGACGACGCCGACTGGCTGGACGACGCGGCGAACGCGGCGGCGCGAGAGATCGTCCAATACAAGGAGGGGCCCCTCGACGCGGGGGGAGACGTCGCAGGGGGGCGCCTTGAGATCGACGCGGCGCGACTGGCGGCGGCCCACCCGGCGCTGGCTCGGCGGGTCGCCCTGCAGGTCCTGGAGCGGGCCGGCGGCCGGCGGGTCGGCTTCGATCACGTGGAGCGCCTGCGGCGGTTGGCGGAAGCGGAGGGGACGGCGCCGGTTGCGGCGGATTTCCCCGGCTGCCGGGTCGAGCGGCGGGGAACGATGCTGGGCTTCACGCGCCGGCGGGGGCGGCGGGCGCCCGTTGCCGGCGCCGAGGGCTACGAGTATCCGCTGGCGGCGCCCGGCGCGGTGGAGATCTCCGAGGCCGGTCTCCGCATCACCGCCGAGCACGGCGGCCGGCCGGCCCGGCTCGTCGCGCGCGGCGGCGTCGTCGCGCTGCCGGCGGCGCGGATCACCTTGCCGCTGACGGTGCGGAGCTGGCGTCCCGGCGACGTGTTCCGGCCCCTCGGGCTCGGCGGGCGCAGGAAGAAGGTGCAGGACTTCTTCGTGGATCGCAAGGTCCCCCGCGACCGGCGCGCGACCGTTCCACTGGTGGTGGACGACCGGCTCGGGATCGTGTGGGTCGCGGGGCACGGGTTGGGGGAGGGAGCGAGAATGATCGGCTCGGACGAAGGCGTGATAGTCTTGAAGATCGTGAAGACGGGAGGTTCCGTTTGA